The DNA window CTCCTCGTCGGTGAGTGAGGCGGTCGGCTCGTCCAGGATCAGCACGCTCAGTTCGGGCCGGAACGCCTTGGCGATCTCCACCATCTGCTGTTCGGCCCGGCTCAGCGTCTCCACAAGCCGGTCAGGGGCGATCCGGAAGTTGAACTCGTCCAGGCGCTCCTGCGCCAGTCTCCTGATCCGGCGCCGGTCGACGAAGCCGAACCTGCCCGGCTCGCTGCCCATCACCAGGTTCTCCGCCACGGTCATCGTGGGCATCAGCGAGAACTCCTGGAACACCGCGCTGATGCCCAGCTCACGTGCGGCCGCGACGCCGGACAGTTCGACGGCCCGGCCGCCGACCTCGATGGTCCCGCCATCCGGGTGCTGCGCCCCGGAGATGATGGAGATGAGGGTGGACTTCCCGGCGCCGTTCTCGCCGAAAAGCACGTGCACCTCACCGCGGCGGAGTTCGAAGTCCACCTGATCGAGCGCGGTGACGCCCGGGTACTTCTTGGTGAGCCCGCGGACCCGGAGCACAGGTTCGGTCATCGGAGACAACTTTCTGGTGATGGAACGTTCCCGTCGTCAGCTGCCGGCCTTGACCTGGAACGTCGGGGACCAGCCGTCGGGGGCCAGCGTGGTGGACACGTCGAAGTCCTTCAGCGTGTCCTTGGTGACCATGACGAGCTCGGGCCCGACATGCTGCTGGAAGTCCTTCTTCTCCAGTGCGCGGATGGCCTGGTCGATGGCGATCCGGCCCTGGATGGCGGTGCTGTCGCTGGGCGCGGCCTGCACGGTTCCGCGCTCGATGCCGGTGTACGTGCCGGGGGTGAAGTAGTAACCGGCGACGCGGATCTTGTCGCTCAGGCCGCGGTCCCGCAGGATCGGCCCGGCCGCCTCGGCGGTGACCGCGGTGCCGACGATGTAGTTGACGTCGGGGTGCGCGGCGAGCACGTCCTCGATCAGCTTGCTCTGCGCGTCCTTACCGGTGTCGCCCCACTTGGTGTCGACGATCTCCACCGCGCTGCCGGCGACGGCGCCCTTGAAGCCACGCTCGCCGTCCTCGGACCAGCCGGCGCCCTTCGGACCGGGGAACCAGGCGACCTTGACCGGCTGACCGGCGGAGTCCTTGACCACCCATTCCGCAGCGATCTGGGCGAGATCGTGGAAGGAGACGAGCGACTTGGCGGTGACCTTGGGGCTGGACATGCCGTTGATGACGTCGATGACCGGCTTGCCCGTGGCGGCCAGCCGTTCGACCGTGCTGTTCAGCCCGTCGAGGGAGATGGCGCCGATGACCACGGCGTCCGCGCTCTGCGCGCAGTCCTCGACCTGCTGGATCTGCTTGTCGATGTTCTCGTAACCGCCGGCCTCGACCATCGTCATGTTGACGCCGGCCTCGCGCGCCTGCTCGGCCACGCCGTAGTTCAGGCCGAGCCAGTACGCGTCCTTCATGTGCGGCACGGACACACAGATGTTCCAGGGCTTCTCGGCCTTGCCGACGGGGGTGTACTCGGCCTTGCTGCGCGCGCTGTCCATGGACAGGTCGGCCCAGACGTCGACCTTGGCCGGGGCCCAGCTCTTCGCGGCCGCCGTGTTCTCGGCGGCCTGGCCGGTCGCCGAGCCCGAGTCGGCGGGGGTGGACGAGCCACAGGCCGACAACGCCAGGGTGGCGGCCGCCGCGGTCGCGAGAACGGCGGAATGGCGTTTGAACTGCACGAATTTCTCCCCTCGTGGGGTTCCGGATACCGGAACTACGCAGGTCGGTGGGCTGGGTTGCAGTCAACATCCAGGCTCTTCGCAGCGTCTACGTGCGGCGTGGCCAAGCTCGAACGCCAGGTACTGTGCAATTGCATAACGCGGGGCGACCATCGGGAGGAGTGGCCCCATGGCATTGAGTTTGGATCAGCTCATGGCCGAGACCGTCCTGGAGCTCAGCCTGGCCACCCCCACCAGCCATGACCTGCTGAAGCGGGCGATCCGCTGGGTGGCGTCCACCGAACTCGTGGACCCCTCGCCGTTCCTGCGGGGTGGCGAGCTGCTGCTCACCACCGGCGCCTGCATCCAGGCCGATGATCAAGAAAGCTGGCAGAATTTCGTCCATCGGCTCAAGCGCAAAAGAGTCGCGGCCATCGGCTTCGGATGCGGGCTGACCCACGCCGACGTACCCCGTGCCCTGGTGGAGAGCGCCACCGCGGTGGATCTGCCGGTGCTCAGCGTGCCGTATAACGTGCCATTCGTGCGGATCAGCGAGTTCGTGGCCGAAATGACGGTCGCAGACCGGTTCAAGGACATGGGCCGGGCGTCCAACCTCGCCGCCGAGCTGGCACAGCTCATGTCCAACAGCGCGCCGCTGACGACCCTGCTCAGGCGGATCGCCAAGGAGATCGGCGGCGAGGCGGCCATCCTCGACATCGACGGCAAAGTGGTGTCGACGTGGCCTCTGCACCAGGAGTGGCAGATGGACCTCGTGCTGCAGGGACTGGCCACCAGCGGGACGACCGGATACCACGCGGTGCCGCTCGACCAGGCGGGCGCGCACGACCACATGCTGGTCGGCCACACCGAGATGGCCGTGGAGAGCGTCCGGATGGCGATGAGCGCGGCCGCCACGCTGGTCGCCATCGACCTGACCCGCAGGTTGCAGGAGGAGCCGTCGAACGCGACGCGGATGGCCGCCGTGCTCGCCAGCCTGACCGACTGGACCACGCCCACTTCGACCCTGGTCCGGGCGCTGCGCGTGGCCGGCCTCAGGAGCGACGTGCCGACCGTCGTCCTGCTGGCCGCGCCGAAGCCCGCGTTCTCCGCCGGATACTCGTTGCGCCTGCGCCTGGCCGTGGAGCAGGTGCTGCCCGTGGTGCGCTCCGTGCGCAGCGGCGAACTGCTGGTACTGCTGGCCCAGGGCGGCACCGGCGACACCGCCGGCGAGGTCCTCGAGGTGCTGCGCCGGGAGATGCCTGGCCGGGCGATCGTGGTGGCCGGGCCGGCCAGGGACGCCGAGGAGATCCGCATGGTGCTCGCCTCGGCCCGAGCGATGATCACAGACGAGCTGGCCCGACCTCAGCGTTCCCGCCCGTTCGACCTGACCTCGATCGTGGCCGCGGCCGCCGGGCGGGGCGGCCAGCATGCCGCGCGGGAGGTGCTCCGACCACTGATCGACCACGACTCCAAGTCCGACGGCCAGCTGATGCACACCCTGAGTACCTACCTGCGGCTGGACGCCAGGCAGCACGCGACGGCCGAAGCCCTGCACGTGCACCGCAACACGCTGCGGTACCGGCTGGCCCAGATCGGCAAGCTCCTCGAAGCGGACCTGGACAGCCTGGACACCCTGGTGATCTGCAACCTGGCTTTCCGGCTGTACGACGCGGCCGGCCACTGACGGCCGTTCCCGGCTTCCGAACTGCCGCTCCGACCTGGGGAAACGCGGCTGCGGGCATTCCGCGTATGTTCCGCGAGCAGTGGCACAGGGCTGCTTTCGGCGGCCGCCCGCTGCCTACGGGCCAACCGGGACGATCGTGCAAAAGACCAGAGGTTGTCACTTCAGAGGGCGGTTCGCGAGTTGATGTCCCTTTGATCGCTTGCACTGCATGAGGAGGGCTGGTCACGGGCTCGTTGCCGGGCTACGGACGCGGCTGGGCGAACAATCCCGAGGAGGCCGTTGAGCCGGTCTCGTCGGGAGTCCTTGATGTCGGCGTCGACCGGATCGGGTAGCGCCCGCAGCGGGCCGGCCTGCAGCCCTGCGCTGGTCTATGTTCTCTTCCCCCGGCTGAGTCCCGGCAGGCTGCGACAGTACCGGAACGACGGCTCCGGGGGTATCCGTGATCAAAACGTTCACCTCCTCGCATGGACTAAAACATGAACAATGCTCTACTTTCCGCGTATGTCGCTGCTGCGAAAATTGTCGGTCACCGTCCTGCTCGCCCTGGCGTGCCTGTTACCCGCCGCCCCTGCCCTCGCACATGAGGAGCGGCCCGTCTCGTTCCCCGACGGCACGGGAAGCGTGCCGGTCTACCGGACCACAGGTCCCGAGCTGCTGGTGTGCAAGACCGACCGGGCGGACTTCGACAAGCGCGTGGCCACCTTCCCCGCCGCGCTCAAGGAACAGAACCTGCGGCTGTTCGAACGCTGCCAGAAGGACGGCTTCCGCCACCTGCAGGAAGCGGTGGACCAGGTCAAGGGTCCCGGCTACAACATCAAGATCCTGCCCGGGCTGTACCAGGAGGAGCCCAGCCTGCCCGAGCCCACCGGGGCGTGCGCGAACCTCCCCGCCCGCCTCTCGTCGTTCGGCTACCAGATCCTCTCCTTCGAACAGCAGCAGAAGTGCCCGCACAACCAGAACCTGGTCGCCATCCTCGGCATCAAGGACCTGCAGATCGAAGGCACCGGCGCCACCCCGCGCGACGTGATCGTGGACGCCCAGTACAAGAAGCTGAACGCGATCCGCGCCGACATGGCCAACGGCATCTACTTCCGTAACTTCACCGCACAGCGCACAACGTTCAACTCGTTGTACATCCTGGCCACCGACGGCTTCGTCATCGACCGCATGCTCACCCGCTGGAACGACGAGTACGGCTTCCTGACCTTCGCCTCCGACCACGGCCTCTACACCGACTGCGAGTCGCACGGCAACGGCGACAGCGGCATCTACCCCGGCAGCGCCTCGGACATCAACGCCGGCCGCAGCCATGACGTGCCCCGATATTCGATCGAGATCCGCGGCTGCAAGAGCTACCAGAACATGGTCGGCTACTCGGGCACCGCGGGCAACTCGGTCTGGGCGCACGACAACGAGTTCTTCGACAACATGGCCGGCGCCTCCATGGACAGCCTCTTCCCCGACCACCCCGGACTGCCGCAGAACCACGCCAAGTTCGAGAAGAACAAGATTTACAACAACAACAAGAACTACTACAACCACGTACGCGACGGCACCTGCGCCAAGCCCGCCGGTCAGCGCGGCTACGAGAGCGGCGTGGTCTGTCCGCAGATCGGAGTCGCCCCGGGCACCGGCATCCTGACCGCGGGCGGCAACTTCAACGTGTACCGCGACAACTGGATCTACGGGCACGACAGGACGGCGTTCATGCTGCTGTGGGCTCCGGCGTTCCTGCGCGGCGAGGAGGCCCTGGACAAACAGGCCGATACCTCGCACGACAACTTCTACGGCGGCAACCGGCTCGGCGTCGCTCCCGACGGCTCGGTCCGGCCCAACGCCACCGACGTCATCTGGGACGGCCAGGGCAGTGGCAACTGCTGGGACACCCAAGGGCCGACCAGCCCCTACGTGGTGCCGGGCTGCGGCGGCAAGCCGGGCGAGCTCGCCGGAGCCGGGTCGCACCGGCTCGTCGGTGAGCCCGCCAAGCTGGCGCACGGGCTGGTCTGCGCGGAGTACAACGTCGTCGAGCGGCGGTTGCCCGCCGGCTGCGACTGGTTCGGCTCGTCCGGGCTCGCGCGGGTAGAGGTGCAGCTCACGCTGGGCACGTCGGTGTTCATCGGGCTGATCGTGGCCCTGCTGTGGTGGCGCCGCCTGCGTACCGCACCCGCCGCGGCCGCCTCCGGGGCCGGTGCCGACGCTGCGGGCGCACCGCGCGCGGGCAGGCTCGGGGCGGTGTCGGCGGTGCTCGCGCTGGCGGGCCTGGCGCTCGACGTAGTAGGCGCGGCTTACGACCACACGCTGCTGCCCGCCGCGGCCCTGCTGTTGCTGGGCGGGGGCCTGACCGGCATGGGGCTGGCGCTGCGCCGCGAGTACCGCTTCTTCGGCGGCGCGACCATCGTGCTCGGCGCGCTGACGCTGCTGGACGCCGTGGACAAGTCGCTGCTGCTGATCCCGTGGCTGCCGCTCAGCCCGGCCTGGCTGCGCGGGCTGTTCGCGATCGTCTGGGTGCTCTGGGCCGTCGTACGCCTGGCGCCGCGCCCCCGTACGACGCCCGTCCCCGAGTCCACGTCCCCCGCCGAGGCCCCCGCATGAGACGTCCCCACCCGTACAGGCTGATGATCGGCACGGCCGCCGCGGTGCTGCTGCTCGGCGCGTGCGGCCAGCCGGTGACCACCCACCACCGGCCCGGCACCGACCACGCGCCCGCGACCGCGGCGGCCGGCACGCCGCACGTCCACGGCGACCATCAGACCAGAGACGTGCCCGCCACCGAAGCCCCCTCGGTACGGCTGGAGATGCGCCCCGACAGCGAATCGGGCTGGAACCTGCACCTGGTCACCGACCGGTTCACCTTCACCCCCGACAGCGTCGGCGGCGCCGCGCTGCCCGGAACCGGACACGCCCACCTGTACCTGGACGGCAAGAAAATCGCCCGTCTGTACGCGCCGTGGCACCACCTGGCGGCCGAAGCCGTCCCCGCGGGCACGCACACGCTGACCGTGCGGCTCAGCGCGGACGACCACACGCTCTGGTCGTCCGCGGGCAAGCCGGTGGAGAGCTCGGCCACGATCGAAGGCCCCCAACAGGCCGCCAAGGGGACCGCGACCGCCGCCACCCCGGCCATCCCGGACACGCCGACCACGCAGGGGACAGCCGCCAGCCGACCGACGCGCATCGACGTGCGGATCAGTGGCCGCACCGTGACCCCGCCACCCGGCCGCGTCGAGATCGAGGAGGGCGCCAAGGTACGCCTGGAGGTCACCGCCGACCGGACCGACACCGTCCACGTGCACGGCTTCGATCTGGAACGCCCTCTCACCCCGGGCATCCCGGCGGTCATCGAGTTCACCGCGGACCGCAGCGGGCTGTTCGAGGTGGAGACGCACGAGTCCGGCCTCGTCCTGACCCAGCTCGTGGTGCGATGAGCGGCATCCTGGCGCACGGCATCGGATCGCGGCACGACCTGCCCATCCCCGCGTTCTACGCGTTCGCGGGGGCACTGGCCGCGCTGCTCGTGTCGTTCCTCGGACTCGCCGTGTTGTGGGCGGACTCCAGGTTCCGCGGGCAGGAGGCCGGCCGGGCGCTGCCGCGGGCGGTGCGACGCCTGGCCGACGCCCGCGCCACGCGCGTCACGCTGCGCGCGCTCGGCCTGCTGGTCGCCGCTTTCACACTGGTCACCGCGCTGTTCGGGCCGGACGACCCGGAACGCAATCCGGCGCCCACCCTCGTCTACGTCATCTTCTGGGTGGGCCTGGTGCCCGCGTCGCTCCTGCTCGGGCCCGTGTGGCGGCTGGTCAATCCGCTGCGCGCGATCCACCTGGCCTTGTCCAGGCTGGCGGGGCTCGGCCGTGACCGCGAGCCGCCGCACCGGCTCGGCCACTGGCCGGCGGCGGCTGGACTGCTGGCGTTCACCTGGCTGGAGCTGGTCGCGCCAGAGCCCGCCGCCAACGCGTCCCTGCTGGTGTTCTTCGGTTGTTACGCCACCGTCCACCTGGCGGGGGCGCTGGCGTACGGGCCACGCTGGTTCGACCACTGTGACGCGTTCGAGGTGTACTCGGCGCTGATCGGACGGCTGGCCCCGCTCGGCCGCCGCGCCGACGGACGGCTCGTCCTGCGCAACCCGTTCCACGGCCTGGACGCGATCACCCCCGCACCCGGGCTGGTCGCCACCGTGTGCGTGATGCTCGCCTCCACCGCCTACGACGGCTTCTCCGACGCTCCCGCCTGGGTGAACACGCTGCAGAGCGCCGCCGCCGGGCCGACCGTCACCGGCACGCTCGGCCTGCTCGCGGCCGTCGCCGGGGTCGCCCTGCTGTACGGCGCGTGCATCGCCGTCGCGAGCCTCATCGGCGTCGCGCCCCGCATGGCCGGCCACCGGCCGCGCGGCGGGAACCTGGGCGCCTTCGCCCACTCGCTGGTGCCGATCGCGGTCGGCTACTTGATCGCCCACTACTTCTCGCTGCTGGTCATCGAAGGACAGCGGGCGTTCATCCTGGCCTCCGACCCGCTGGACACCGGCCTGGACCTGCTGGGCACCGCCGCACGCACGGTGGACGAGGGCTTGGTCGGTCCCGGCGCGATCGCCAGCGTGCAGGTGGTGTCCATCGTGGCCGGGCACGTGCTCGGCGTGGTCGCCGCGCACGACCGCTCGGTGCGGCTGTTCGCCCCGGCACGGGCCGTCGCGGGACAGATCCCGCTATTCGTCCTCATGGTCTGCTACACCCTCGGCGGGCTGACCTT is part of the Nonomuraea coxensis DSM 45129 genome and encodes:
- the torT gene encoding TMAO reductase system periplasmic protein TorT — encoded protein: MQFKRHSAVLATAAAATLALSACGSSTPADSGSATGQAAENTAAAKSWAPAKVDVWADLSMDSARSKAEYTPVGKAEKPWNICVSVPHMKDAYWLGLNYGVAEQAREAGVNMTMVEAGGYENIDKQIQQVEDCAQSADAVVIGAISLDGLNSTVERLAATGKPVIDVINGMSSPKVTAKSLVSFHDLAQIAAEWVVKDSAGQPVKVAWFPGPKGAGWSEDGERGFKGAVAGSAVEIVDTKWGDTGKDAQSKLIEDVLAAHPDVNYIVGTAVTAEAAGPILRDRGLSDKIRVAGYYFTPGTYTGIERGTVQAAPSDSTAIQGRIAIDQAIRALEKKDFQQHVGPELVMVTKDTLKDFDVSTTLAPDGWSPTFQVKAGS
- a CDS encoding PucR family transcriptional regulator, with protein sequence MALSLDQLMAETVLELSLATPTSHDLLKRAIRWVASTELVDPSPFLRGGELLLTTGACIQADDQESWQNFVHRLKRKRVAAIGFGCGLTHADVPRALVESATAVDLPVLSVPYNVPFVRISEFVAEMTVADRFKDMGRASNLAAELAQLMSNSAPLTTLLRRIAKEIGGEAAILDIDGKVVSTWPLHQEWQMDLVLQGLATSGTTGYHAVPLDQAGAHDHMLVGHTEMAVESVRMAMSAAATLVAIDLTRRLQEEPSNATRMAAVLASLTDWTTPTSTLVRALRVAGLRSDVPTVVLLAAPKPAFSAGYSLRLRLAVEQVLPVVRSVRSGELLVLLAQGGTGDTAGEVLEVLRREMPGRAIVVAGPARDAEEIRMVLASARAMITDELARPQRSRPFDLTSIVAAAAGRGGQHAAREVLRPLIDHDSKSDGQLMHTLSTYLRLDARQHATAEALHVHRNTLRYRLAQIGKLLEADLDSLDTLVICNLAFRLYDAAGH
- a CDS encoding right-handed parallel beta-helix repeat-containing protein is translated as MSLLRKLSVTVLLALACLLPAAPALAHEERPVSFPDGTGSVPVYRTTGPELLVCKTDRADFDKRVATFPAALKEQNLRLFERCQKDGFRHLQEAVDQVKGPGYNIKILPGLYQEEPSLPEPTGACANLPARLSSFGYQILSFEQQQKCPHNQNLVAILGIKDLQIEGTGATPRDVIVDAQYKKLNAIRADMANGIYFRNFTAQRTTFNSLYILATDGFVIDRMLTRWNDEYGFLTFASDHGLYTDCESHGNGDSGIYPGSASDINAGRSHDVPRYSIEIRGCKSYQNMVGYSGTAGNSVWAHDNEFFDNMAGASMDSLFPDHPGLPQNHAKFEKNKIYNNNKNYYNHVRDGTCAKPAGQRGYESGVVCPQIGVAPGTGILTAGGNFNVYRDNWIYGHDRTAFMLLWAPAFLRGEEALDKQADTSHDNFYGGNRLGVAPDGSVRPNATDVIWDGQGSGNCWDTQGPTSPYVVPGCGGKPGELAGAGSHRLVGEPAKLAHGLVCAEYNVVERRLPAGCDWFGSSGLARVEVQLTLGTSVFIGLIVALLWWRRLRTAPAAAASGAGADAAGAPRAGRLGAVSAVLALAGLALDVVGAAYDHTLLPAAALLLLGGGLTGMGLALRREYRFFGGATIVLGALTLLDAVDKSLLLIPWLPLSPAWLRGLFAIVWVLWAVVRLAPRPRTTPVPESTSPAEAPA